From one Lotus japonicus ecotype B-129 chromosome 3, LjGifu_v1.2 genomic stretch:
- the LOC130744397 gene encoding uncharacterized protein LOC130744397: protein MRISQSHQKSYAENMRKELEFQAGDHVFLRVTSMTGVGRAIKSKKLTPKFIGSYQITERVGPVAYRIVLPPFLSNIHDVLHVSQLRKYMADDSHVLEPDDIQLKDDLTMVMPPIKIVDRSTKCLRNKEVSLVKVVWNQTTGDATWELEDKMRASHPDLFVNP, encoded by the coding sequence ATGAGGATTTCACAGAGTCACCAGAAAAGTTATGCTGAAAACATGAGAAAAGAGTTGGaatttcaagctggagatcatgtcttcttgcgggttacctcGATGActggtgtcggaagggcgatcaagtccaagaagcttactccaaagtttaTTGGGTCGTACCAAATAACGGAACGAGTTGGGCCAGTGGCATATAGGATTGTGTTGCCGCCTTTCCTATCCAATATCCATGATgtacttcatgtgtcgcagttgcggaagtacatggctgaTGATTCTCATGTTCTTGAACCTGATGACATTCAGCTAAAGGATGATCTGACGATGgtgatgccacccatcaagatcgtcgacaggAGCACGAAGTGCttgagaaacaaggaggtgtccttggtgaaggtcgtgtggaatCAAACTACGGGCGACGCGACTtgggaattagaggataaaATGCGGGCGTCGCATCCCGATttgtttgtaaacccttaa